In Deltaproteobacteria bacterium, the sequence AATATGAAAGCTTTTGGAAAACCCACATCTGAATTGGCCGAGTATCTTTTAGAAGAAGCCCATGTTGCAACCGTTGCCGGAGACGGGTTTGGCGCACCCGGATATTTGAGGCTCTCCTATGTTTGCGAGGAGGATGTAATTCGTGAAGGCATCGAAAAAATAAAAAAGGCGTTGGAAAAACTGAGCATTACTCAATAACACTTCCGTTATTCTGATATCTTTTTTATTCTTCCTCTCCCGAAACGCGATTAATTCTGACTTTCATTTCACGAGGTTGACGCGGAGAAAGACTGGTATCCCGATAAAAGTGTGTAAAATATTTGCCACCAACAACAATAATATTCCCCTCGGAATGTCGTTCAAAAAAATTATTTCGGAAAGATTCAGTGGGAATTATACCGATAACAATCAGTGTCAGAGGTTTTCTCGAACCAAGGATTTGTGCTGTGCTTGCCCGACTGATGCGCTGATCGAGCAGACGGTTTGTCTTTGGAGAATCATCTGCGGTATTCCAGACAAGGATCGGAGTGTTGTCGGCCTCAACAGCCTGCTCCAGTTGTTCTGTGTCATTAATCGTGTCGAGAATAATACCAAAAGAATCGGCCGCGGATACAGTCAGTAATGCCTCCACCATTGGAAAATTTTCTTCTCCCTGAAGAGCCACAGCAAGAGACCTCTTGCCGCGTTCTGTAATGCGGTGTTTTTTAACAGCGTAGCGATAATTTTGTAGAAAGTTTGTAATTCTTGCTTCATCCGTCATGTAGCTTTTCACGACATCTCTGAGTGTTTCTTCCGTTATCGCAGGTCTTGCGACAGGTTTGGCGCGAGGAGGTTGAGGTTTAGGGGGGACCCAAACAGGAAGTGAAATATTTGCTTGACGGGATAGAAGGAGAATTCTTTCATCGGCAATTTGTGTGACGACAGAGTTTACCCTTGTTTCCATTTCCACCGGAGTGTGTGTCGTTTCACCCAGAAATTGTTTCAAAGATTCTTGGACAACCCGGAGAAAAAATTTGTCTTCCCTTTCATCAGAAATTTCTACGACGGAAGGATACGCCAAAACGGCGGTTAATGTTTGCAAAACAGCTCCAAGATAACTGAGTTGTTTTCGAATCAAAGAAGCGGGAGAAGTAACTCTTGCAGGTTCGCCCGATACTGCCTCAGCGGAAGCGGGCGTGGGAGAAGAAATGGTTGTGGAAACACTTTTTCCCGGCGGGTTTAAAAGTCTTAGAAATGTTCCCGGGTCTTTTGCAAATCGTAATGCGTCGGGTTGAGGGGTGATGGTCGGAGACCTCCTCTGCACTGCCTGCATGTAAAGTTGCGGATTTGCGCGGATCAGTCCGGCCAAAAAAGTTTTGAAATCTTGAAGCGGAGTTTGTCATGTTTGAAATGCGCGTGCGGCTTCATAAAGTTGTTTGGCGAGATCAGCCGCAGTGGAATTTTGAGGTCCCAACCCAATCAAACCCGTCGCCAATCCTGTTGCGCTTAAACCAAGAATCCTAGGATCATCCGTTCCAAGAACGAATTGCTCCGCCAATGCCGCATCGGCTACGCCCACACCAGAAAAAATTGCTGGAGAAGTATCAATAACCGCCATATTTTTAAAACCCTTTGTTCGTTACCATTATCGGTAATTTTCAAAAAAGGTTGCGTGTTAAAGGCGGTTGCGCTACCACGAACCCATGAACAAAAAAACGATTATTTTGGGGATTGGGGGGGGAATCGCGGCCTATAAAACCTGCGAATTGACCCGGCTTTTGGTAAAAAAGGGTGCCAAAGTCCATGTTATTTTAACAAAATCCGCGATTCAATTTGTAACTCCTTTAACTCTTCAGACCCTCTCTTTAAATCCGGTTCACACTGATCTTTTCGATTGCTACTCCGCAAACTCTGCGAGTTTGCTTCGCGGCCCGGCAAAGCCGGACCTTGACCTTCACACACAGGAACAAGAAATTGGACACATCTCTTTGGCAGACAAAGCAGATGTAGTGGTGGTGGCCCCGGCCACGGCTGATTTGATTGCCAAGGCGGCTCATGGTTTGGCGAATGACTTGCTCACCAATGTATTGCTGGCCACCCGCGCGCCGGTTCTTTTTTGTCCTTCGATGAATGTCCACATGTGGGAACACAAAGCAACCCAACAGAATATGAGGCGTTTGCGCGAGTTGGGATATCAAGTGATGGAACCCGCGAGCGGCGAACTGGCTTGCGGTACCATCGGCTTGGGCAGATTGTGCGAGCCTGAAGAAATCGTCAAAGCCCTTCAGAAAATGACCGGTTCTCTATGAGCTATGAATCCTATCTGATATCGGTCGTGCGGCCGCTTCATTACACAACGGAAAAAGAGCGCATGCAGATTATTCGCGACACCAAATTCAATCTTTTCAGTATCCCTTCGAAAAAAGTGACGTTTGATTTGCTGACCGATTCCGGAACCGGCGCCATCAGCAACCAGCAATTGGCTGAAATTATTACAGGCGATGAAAGTTATGCGGGCTCTGAATCTTTTGAAAAATTAAACAAAACCATTACCGATATCACGGGTTTTAAATATGTGATTCCCACGCATCAGGGGCGCGGCGCGGAAAATGTTTTGTGTTCCGGTTTGCTTGTCAGTGGCGATGTGATTCCGGGCAACACTCATTTTGACACTACAAAAGGACACATTGAAGTGAGAAAGGGAGAAGCCGTCGATTGCACGATTGATGAAGCCAAATATCCAACATCGCTCAATCCTTTCAAGGGAAATGTTGATCTTGCAAAACTGGAAGCGGTTTTGAAATCACACCCCAAAGAAAAAATTCCGTTTGTTTTGATCACCATCACCTGTAATTCCGGCGGAGGGCAACCCGTCTCTCTTGAAAATATTTTGGAAGTCAAAAAAATGTGCCACAAATATGGTGTGCGGCTTTTCCTTGATATGGCGCGATTTGCGGAGAATGCCTATTTCATCAAAACGCGGGAAGAAAAATATCGGAATACGTCGATTATCGATATCTGCAGAAAAATGTTTGAAGGGGTAGACGGCGCAACCATGTCGGGGAAAAAAGACGGACTCGTGGCGATGGGTGGATTCGTCGCTTTTAAAGACAAAGAAATTTACGACCGTTGCAGTGCCTACAGTATTCTTTACGAAGGATATCTTACCTATGGTGGTATGACCGGTGGAACAATGGCCGCTTTTGCGCAAGGTTTAAAAGAAGTCGTTGATTTTGAATATCTGAAAACGCGTGTGGAACAGGTGGCCCGTTTTGGTGCGTGGCTCAAAAAAGAAGAGGTGCCCGTTATGGAACCTTTTGGCGGTCATGCAATCTATGTTGATGCAAAACGTTTTCTTCCGCATATTCTCCAATCCCAATTTCCGGCACAGGCTTTGGCGGTGGCGGCGTATTTGGAGGGCGGAATTCGTGGCGTTGAAATTGGCACTGTTTTGGCCGACCGCGATCCCAAGACAAGGGAAAATCGCTACCCCGCGCTGGAGCTTGTTCGGCTGGCCGTTCCGCGCCGCACTTTTACTGACAATCATCTTCAACATATTGCAAAAGCGTTTGGCGCTCTTTTAAAAAAAAGAAACAGCATCAAAGGTTTGAAAATTATCTGGGAAGCCCCCGTCCTACGCCACTTCACCTGTCAGTTTGAAGAGGTTTCATAAGCGCCATTATAATGTGCAAATTGCACAACTATTTGACAAATTGAATGGAACTCCCTATAATTCCTCAGGTATGAGATACAGGCTTGACGCGGTAAAATTCAAAAAACGGGTCTCCGAATTGGGGTATCAAAGCCTTCTTGAGTTTGCCCGGAAAAGCGCCATTCACAGAAACACGATTCAAAAATTGTTGGGAGGGGACAGTATTTTTCTGTCTTCCTTTGAAAAAATTGCGGAGAAACTAGAAATGGATCCTCTCGAATTGATAGTGCCTACCGTCAAACTGGATTCTTCCATTCCAAATCTTGATGAATTGGAATCGATTGTTTCACTCTTGTCCCGCAAAAATAAAAAAATGGCGATTGTGCTGATTGGTTCGAGGGCTTTTGGAAAGCCAAAAAAATATTCTGATTGGGACGTTGGTATTTTCGGGCACCCTCAACCCATTTCGGGAATGGAATATCTGACACTAAAAAGATTTGTTGAGGAAAAAACAGAAAATCATGTGAGACAAGTTGATCTGGTTAATCTCAATCAGGCTCCTTTTTGGTTTTTGGAAAATTTAAAAAAACCGCTGGTATTTTTGGGGGGCAACAAAGAGAGTTATTATTATTTACAAGGGTGGATTGATGGAATCTGCAAAGAAAATAAAGCTGCCTGAGGCAAAACAACATCTGCAAGAGGCTTTGAAGCAGTATCGTTCTGCCCCCTCTGAACTTGGTTTTTTGACCGTTGCCAAAACTTTTGAAATTTTGGTGGAATATGCTTGGCGTGAACTCAAGACGCGTGTTGAGGATCAGGGGCTTGATGCGCCGGCTCCCAAGATGGCTGTCAAACAGGCCGCGCGACTTGGGCTCATTGCAGAACCGGAAATGTGGTTCAACTGTATCGATGCGCGCAATGACAGTGTGCATGATTATTTTGGAATTTCCAAAAAAGAATACCTCGCTCTTGCTGAACAATTTCTCTTGCTGGTGGATGAAATATAAAATCCACCATCCCCAATCGACTGTTTCCGAAGTCAGTTTGTCATCCCCGAATGTTTTTAGTCGGGGATCCAGTCATTATTAAAACGGGCTGGATTCCCGCCTTCGCGGGAATGACAACCTTATAAATCCTGAATGCTGGGGAGGGTGATGGTTGGGTCGAAGAGGCCCTTCTCTAGTTTTTGGCGGATTGTTTCAATAAATTTTTGAATTTGTTTTTGATTCACCCCTTCTGACTCAGCCCTTTTTAATTGTGCGCGCATTTCGTTGGCGTAGAGCAGTTTTCTTAAACCCGCCGGGTCGGCCTTCAGACATTTTGCTTCT encodes:
- a CDS encoding tryptophanase encodes the protein MSYESYLISVVRPLHYTTEKERMQIIRDTKFNLFSIPSKKVTFDLLTDSGTGAISNQQLAEIITGDESYAGSESFEKLNKTITDITGFKYVIPTHQGRGAENVLCSGLLVSGDVIPGNTHFDTTKGHIEVRKGEAVDCTIDEAKYPTSLNPFKGNVDLAKLEAVLKSHPKEKIPFVLITITCNSGGGQPVSLENILEVKKMCHKYGVRLFLDMARFAENAYFIKTREEKYRNTSIIDICRKMFEGVDGATMSGKKDGLVAMGGFVAFKDKEIYDRCSAYSILYEGYLTYGGMTGGTMAAFAQGLKEVVDFEYLKTRVEQVARFGAWLKKEEVPVMEPFGGHAIYVDAKRFLPHILQSQFPAQALAVAAYLEGGIRGVEIGTVLADRDPKTRENRYPALELVRLAVPRRTFTDNHLQHIAKAFGALLKKRNSIKGLKIIWEAPVLRHFTCQFEEVS
- a CDS encoding nucleotidyltransferase domain-containing protein; this translates as MRYRLDAVKFKKRVSELGYQSLLEFARKSAIHRNTIQKLLGGDSIFLSSFEKIAEKLEMDPLELIVPTVKLDSSIPNLDELESIVSLLSRKNKKMAIVLIGSRAFGKPKKYSDWDVGIFGHPQPISGMEYLTLKRFVEEKTENHVRQVDLVNLNQAPFWFLENLKKPLVFLGGNKESYYYLQGWIDGICKENKAA
- a CDS encoding nucleotidyltransferase substrate binding protein, whose translation is MESAKKIKLPEAKQHLQEALKQYRSAPSELGFLTVAKTFEILVEYAWRELKTRVEDQGLDAPAPKMAVKQAARLGLIAEPEMWFNCIDARNDSVHDYFGISKKEYLALAEQFLLLVDEI